GCTCTCGTAGAGCTGGGAGGAGCGGGTGGTCCAGCCGAACTTGTCGTAGCGGTAGCGCCAGACGTGGCCCAGGACGAAGAAGGCCAGGCTGAGGTAGGGCAGGATCACCCACAGGAAGACGCCGCCCGGCCCGGCCTCGGCGGCGGTGGTCAGGTGGGCCGGGGCGAGGGCGTGCGGGGGTGCGGTCATCGCGGGCCTCCTGCGGGGTCGGGCATGAACTGCGGGGGCGTGTACGGGGCGAGCCCGACCTCTTCCCCGGGCGGCCCCTCGGCGGCGAGCCGGGCGACGGCCTCCTCCTCGTCGCCCCCCAGCGGGGGCAGCGTGGCGGAGACGGACTGGAGCAGGTGGGCCCAGGGCGAGTCCTCGGCGCGCAGGGCGAGGCGGAGGAGTTCGAGTCCGGCGCGGTGTGCGGTGAGCAGCCGGTGTCCGGCGGGCGGGTCGACGCCGGCGAACTCCAGGACGACGGCGAGGTGGTCGGGGAGTTCGTCCTCGACGGGGCGCAGTCCGGCGGCGGCGTAGGCCTGCTTGAGCCGCAGCAGGGCGATGCCGCGCTTGCGGGTGTCGCCGTGGGCGTAGTAGGTGAGGTACGGGCAGCAGCGTTTGCGGTGGTCGAAGGTGGCGACGTAGGCGACGGCCAGGTCCTCGGCGGGGGTGCGCCCGGCGTGCGCGGTGAAGGCGAGCAGGGGGTCGCGGACGGGGCCGGGCAGGGCGGGGGCGGCGCGGCGGGCGAGGTCGAGGTGCCCGGCGAAGTCCGCGTCGGGGTAGCCGAGCAGCAGCGACTGCACCTGCCAGGCGTAGGGGTGCCAGGGCTCGGTGCGGGCGGCGGGGCGCAGCTTTCGCTTCGTGGTCCTCATGGCTTCGGCTCGACCTCCCCGTCGCTGTCGCCGCCCGGGGCGCCGTTCGTGTCGTCACCCGGTTCCGCCGGCGGGAACAGGCCGGGCGGTGAGCCCTTGCCGTCCCAGTTGAGGAGGTTGACGCGAGTGCCCTTGCCGGCGGGCGCGGCCGGGGTGTCGGAGAGCTGGCGGTCGCGCAGGGCGCGGTAGTTCTCCACGGCGATGGGTGCCGCGCCCCCGGAGGTCTCGCCGAAGGGTCCGGAGCCTCCCATGCCGGGGCCGCCCTCGTAGTCGAGGCTGCACTCGGTGGCCAGCTCCTCCAGGGAGTGCGCCTGTTCGGCGTGGGCGGGCGGGATGACGTACCGCTCGTCGTACTTGGCGAGCGCGAGCAGCCGGTACATGTCGTACATCTGCTCCTCGCCCATGCCGACGCGTTCGGGGATGGCGGGGTCGGGTTCGCGGCCGAGGTTGATGTCGCGCATGTAGGCGCGCATGGCGGCCAGCCGGCGCAGTACGGCGTCGACCGGGGCGGGGTCCCCGGCGGTGAACAGCTGGGCGAGGTAGTCGACGGGGATGCGCAGGGCGTCGACGGCGGCGAAGAGGTTGCGGTGGTCCTCGGCGTCCTGTCCGGTCTCGCGCACGGCGTCGACGACCGGGGAGAGCGGGGGCACGTACCAGACCATCGGCAGGGTGCGGTACTCCGGGTGCAGCGGCAGCGCCACCTTGTAGGTGTTGATCAGGGCGTGCACCGGGGAGCGCCGGGCGGCTTCGATCCAGTCGCGCGGGATGCCGTCCCGTTCGGCGGCGGCGATCACGGCGGGGTCGTCCGGGTCGAGGAGGACGGAGCGCTGGGCCTCGTAGAGGTCGGTGTCCTCGGGGGTGGTGGCGGCTTCCAGGACGCGGTCGGCGTCGTAGAGGACGAGGCCGATGTAGCGCAGCCGGCCGACGCAGGTCTCGGAGCAGACGGTGGGCAGGCCGACCTCGACGCGGGGGAAGCAGAAGGTGCACTTCTCGGCCTTGCCGGTGCGGTGGTTGAAGTAGACCTTCTTGTACGGGCATCCGGTGACGCACATCCGCCAGCCCCGGCACCTGTCCTGGTCGACGAGGACGATGCCGTCCTCCTCGCGCTTGTAGATCGCGCCGGAGGGGCAGGAGGCCGCGCAGGAGGGGTTGAGGCAGTGCTCGCAGATGCGCGGCAGATAGAACATGAACGTCTCTTCGAACTCCAGTTTGATCTTCTCGGAGATCTCGCCGAGGACGACGTCCTGCTCGCCGTGCTGTGCCGAACCGCCCAGGTCGTCGTCCCAGTTGGCGGACCACTTGATGCTCATGTCCTTGCCGGTGATCAGCGACTTGGGGCGGGCGACGGGGGTGTGTTCCTGGAGCGGGGCGTTGGTGAGCGTCTCGTAGTCGTAGGTCCAGGGCTGGTAGTAGTCGTCCAGGGTGGGCAGGACGGGGTTGGAGAAGATGGTGATCAGCTTCTTGAACCGGCCGCCGGCCTTCAGTTGGAGCCGGCCGCGCTTGTTCAGTTCCCAGCCGCCGCGCCACCGTTCCTGGTCCTCGTAGCGGCGCGGGTAGCCCTGGCCGGGGCGGGTCTCGACGTTGTTGAACCACACGTACTCGACGCCGGTGCGGTTGGTCCACGCCTGTTTGCAGGTGACCGAGCAGGTGTGGCAGCCGATGCACTTGTCGAGGTTCATCACCATCGCCATCTGGGCCATCACGCGCCCGATGGGGGCTTCGGCGCGGGGCATCAGTACGTCACCTCCTGGTTGGCGCGGCGGCGGACGACGGTGACCTCGTCGCGCTGGTTGCCGGTCGGGCCGAGGTAGTTGAAG
The DNA window shown above is from Streptomyces sp. NBC_00670 and carries:
- the narJ gene encoding nitrate reductase molybdenum cofactor assembly chaperone, translating into MRTTKRKLRPAARTEPWHPYAWQVQSLLLGYPDADFAGHLDLARRAAPALPGPVRDPLLAFTAHAGRTPAEDLAVAYVATFDHRKRCCPYLTYYAHGDTRKRGIALLRLKQAYAAAGLRPVEDELPDHLAVVLEFAGVDPPAGHRLLTAHRAGLELLRLALRAEDSPWAHLLQSVSATLPPLGGDEEEAVARLAAEGPPGEEVGLAPYTPPQFMPDPAGGPR
- the narH gene encoding nitrate reductase subunit beta translates to MPRAEAPIGRVMAQMAMVMNLDKCIGCHTCSVTCKQAWTNRTGVEYVWFNNVETRPGQGYPRRYEDQERWRGGWELNKRGRLQLKAGGRFKKLITIFSNPVLPTLDDYYQPWTYDYETLTNAPLQEHTPVARPKSLITGKDMSIKWSANWDDDLGGSAQHGEQDVVLGEISEKIKLEFEETFMFYLPRICEHCLNPSCAASCPSGAIYKREEDGIVLVDQDRCRGWRMCVTGCPYKKVYFNHRTGKAEKCTFCFPRVEVGLPTVCSETCVGRLRYIGLVLYDADRVLEAATTPEDTDLYEAQRSVLLDPDDPAVIAAAERDGIPRDWIEAARRSPVHALINTYKVALPLHPEYRTLPMVWYVPPLSPVVDAVRETGQDAEDHRNLFAAVDALRIPVDYLAQLFTAGDPAPVDAVLRRLAAMRAYMRDINLGREPDPAIPERVGMGEEQMYDMYRLLALAKYDERYVIPPAHAEQAHSLEELATECSLDYEGGPGMGGSGPFGETSGGAAPIAVENYRALRDRQLSDTPAAPAGKGTRVNLLNWDGKGSPPGLFPPAEPGDDTNGAPGGDSDGEVEPKP